Proteins encoded within one genomic window of Rubidibacter lacunae KORDI 51-2:
- the htpG gene encoding molecular chaperone HtpG produces MTVLKQGSISIHTENIFPIIKKSLYTNHEIFLRELISNSVDAIAKLKMATFAGEVAGELDEPRIKIFIDKSKKQLSVTDNGIGMTAEEIEKYINQVAFSSAEEFVQKYQGSEEQLIGQFGLGFYSSFMVASKVEIDTLSARPDSQAVHWLCDGSPAFELAESERAQRGTTVTLTLLDDELEYLEPQRIRHLIKTYCDFMPVAIELDNETINKQRAIWKESPQNLTDEDYLEFYRYLYPAQEDPLLWVHLNTDYPFLLNGILYFPKLRPDVDVTRGQISLYCNQVFVSDRCEEVVPEFLLPLRGVIDSTDIPLNVSRSALTANRTVRRIADYIAKKIGDRLKSLYREDRAQYIRSWQDVGTFVKYGTMRDEKFKKQVEDSIVYRTTAKLAGDVPKVEVQSAEGDVWESTDAEAVTDDRGYSYTTLQAYLDRNKDKHENRVFYCTDPSTQATYLKLYEQQGLEALFLDSFMDANYFIPFLEHEHSNLQFVRVDAELDGSLVEQDQAGELVDPATNKSRNQAIKELFEAAIADPKVNVKVQALKSDDPQGTPPAMVLLPEAMRRLKEMTALMQQKALEFPDDRVLVVNSLHPLVQNVVKLAQSSIVSASGESPSAETARLMCCYIYDLALMAQQALDSEGIEAFVARSNQVLTRLTQ; encoded by the coding sequence ATGACCGTTCTCAAGCAAGGCAGCATCTCGATCCACACCGAGAATATCTTTCCGATCATTAAGAAGTCGCTCTACACCAATCACGAGATTTTCTTGCGCGAGCTGATCTCGAACTCGGTGGACGCGATCGCCAAGTTGAAGATGGCAACGTTCGCCGGCGAGGTGGCGGGCGAGCTGGACGAACCCAGAATTAAAATATTTATCGATAAAAGTAAGAAGCAGCTGTCCGTGACCGACAACGGCATCGGCATGACGGCTGAGGAAATCGAGAAGTACATCAACCAGGTAGCGTTCTCAAGCGCCGAGGAATTCGTTCAGAAGTACCAAGGCAGTGAAGAGCAGTTGATCGGGCAGTTCGGTCTCGGGTTTTATTCGTCGTTCATGGTGGCGTCGAAGGTGGAGATCGACACGCTGTCAGCGCGTCCCGACTCGCAGGCGGTGCATTGGTTGTGCGATGGGTCACCGGCATTCGAACTCGCGGAATCCGAGCGCGCACAACGAGGTACGACGGTGACACTAACGCTGCTGGATGACGAGTTGGAGTACTTAGAGCCCCAGCGCATTCGTCACCTCATCAAGACCTATTGCGATTTCATGCCGGTGGCGATCGAACTCGATAACGAGACGATCAACAAGCAACGCGCAATTTGGAAGGAGTCACCGCAAAACCTTACGGATGAGGACTACCTGGAGTTCTATCGCTATCTGTATCCTGCCCAGGAAGATCCCTTGCTGTGGGTGCATTTGAATACGGACTATCCGTTTCTGCTCAACGGCATTCTCTATTTCCCCAAGTTGCGCCCGGACGTAGACGTCACGCGCGGGCAGATTTCGCTGTATTGCAATCAGGTATTCGTTAGCGATCGCTGCGAAGAAGTCGTGCCCGAGTTTTTGCTGCCGCTGCGTGGGGTCATCGACAGCACGGATATTCCGCTCAACGTGTCGCGGAGTGCGCTCACGGCAAATCGGACTGTGCGCCGGATTGCCGACTACATTGCCAAGAAGATCGGCGATCGTCTCAAGTCTCTATATCGCGAGGATCGCGCTCAGTACATTCGCAGCTGGCAGGATGTTGGCACGTTCGTGAAGTACGGCACAATGCGCGACGAGAAGTTCAAAAAGCAGGTCGAGGACTCGATCGTCTATCGGACGACGGCGAAGCTTGCGGGCGACGTACCGAAAGTTGAAGTGCAATCGGCAGAGGGTGACGTTTGGGAGTCGACGGATGCAGAGGCGGTGACGGACGATCGCGGCTATTCTTACACCACGCTGCAAGCGTATCTCGATCGCAACAAGGACAAGCACGAAAACCGCGTGTTTTACTGTACCGATCCGAGTACCCAGGCAACCTACCTGAAGCTCTACGAACAGCAAGGCTTGGAAGCGCTGTTCCTGGATTCATTCATGGATGCAAACTATTTCATTCCGTTCCTAGAGCACGAGCATTCGAATTTGCAATTCGTGCGCGTGGATGCAGAACTCGATGGGAGTCTCGTGGAGCAGGACCAAGCAGGCGAATTAGTCGATCCGGCGACGAACAAGAGCCGCAACCAGGCGATCAAAGAGCTTTTTGAAGCGGCCATTGCGGATCCAAAGGTGAACGTGAAGGTTCAAGCACTGAAGTCGGACGACCCCCAAGGCACACCGCCGGCGATGGTGTTGCTGCCGGAAGCAATGCGGCGCTTGAAGGAAATGACCGCGTTGATGCAGCAGAAGGCACTGGAGTTTCCAGACGATCGCGTGTTGGTGGTGAACAGTTTGCATCCGCTGGTGCAAAATGTGGTGAAGCTCGCTCAAAGCAGCATCGTCTCTGCCAGTGGCGAGTCGCCCTCGGCTGAGACGGCACGCTTGATGTGCTGTTACATTTACGACTTGGCGTTGATGGCGCAGCAGGCCCTCGATTCAGAGGGCATCGAGGCATTCGTAGCGCGCTCGAATCAAGTGCTTACCCGGCTGACGCAGTAA
- a CDS encoding NnrU family protein, with protein MSDLTWLTPSHWTILALILGFAVVHSGMAALRSRGERLLGARFYRILFALASVPFAAVLILYFIAHRYDGLMLWHLQGVPGVRALVWALSALSFVFLYPATFNLLEIAAIQKPEIHLYEAGIVRISRHPQMVGQIIWCAAHALWLGTTFTLVTCFGLIAHHLFAVWHGDRRWQQRYGDAFAAAKARTSIIPFRAALDGRQSLHWQEFLRPAYLGVALFVGLLWWAHPWLLVAAEKVI; from the coding sequence ATGAGCGACTTAACTTGGCTCACGCCCAGTCACTGGACGATACTTGCCCTAATACTCGGCTTCGCCGTCGTCCACAGCGGCATGGCTGCTTTGCGATCCCGCGGCGAGCGGCTCCTGGGCGCGCGCTTCTACCGCATTCTGTTCGCGCTTGCCAGCGTGCCGTTTGCTGCGGTGTTGATACTGTATTTCATCGCCCACCGCTACGACGGACTGATGTTATGGCACCTTCAGGGCGTACCCGGCGTGCGAGCGTTGGTGTGGGCCCTTTCAGCACTATCGTTTGTCTTCCTCTATCCAGCGACCTTCAACCTGCTTGAAATTGCCGCCATCCAGAAGCCGGAAATTCACCTCTACGAAGCGGGTATCGTCCGCATTTCGCGTCACCCGCAAATGGTCGGGCAGATTATTTGGTGTGCTGCCCACGCACTCTGGCTGGGAACGACGTTTACACTCGTGACCTGCTTCGGACTGATCGCCCACCACCTGTTTGCGGTCTGGCACGGGGATCGCCGTTGGCAGCAGCGGTATGGCGACGCGTTTGCGGCCGCGAAAGCGCGCACCTCCATCATCCCATTCCGAGCTGCTCTCGACGGACGGCAATCCCTGCACTGGCAAGAGTTTTTACGCCCGGCGTATCTGGGAGTTGCTCTCTTCGTCGGTTTACTGTGGTGGGCGCATCCGTGGTTGTTAGTGGCGGCGGAAAAAGTTATCTAA
- a CDS encoding thioredoxin family protein — MLAANDDTFSKVVLSAPRPILVHFWAPWCGACRLILPTLNAFARSQTGPDAIGLVSVNADDNLRLATQYRLTNLPTLILFDGGHVAYRLEEIGRRDELLRILESMPMLPLPSPA; from the coding sequence ATGCTTGCGGCTAACGATGATACTTTTTCAAAAGTAGTTCTGAGCGCGCCCCGACCCATACTCGTCCACTTTTGGGCTCCCTGGTGCGGTGCCTGCAGGTTGATCTTACCGACCCTCAACGCCTTCGCGCGATCGCAAACCGGTCCGGATGCGATCGGCCTCGTTAGTGTTAATGCCGACGATAATTTGCGCCTGGCTACGCAGTACCGCCTCACAAATCTGCCGACGTTGATTTTGTTCGACGGCGGGCACGTGGCTTACCGGTTGGAGGAAATCGGTCGGCGCGACGAGTTGCTCCGCATCCTTGAGTCCATGCCCATGTTGCCGCTGCCGAGCCCTGCTTAG
- a CDS encoding lysophospholipid acyltransferase family protein translates to MSAPSTSNSIPPTARVVTARVSPWLSAISYPLIRRFLFPLYFGKIVVSGAENIPRSGPLIVAPTHRSRWDALIVPCALGRPVTGRDFCFMVSANEMDGLQGWFIRRLGGFPVDPKHPSLQSVRHSVELLSRGRALVIFPEGNIFRDGNVRSLKPGPGRIALQAQTHQTEKGESVKIVPVGLSYSQAYPTWGCDVRVAVGKPLDTLDYSQGSTKHNAPHLMADLEAALRELNDASVLTQAMP, encoded by the coding sequence ATGTCTGCACCGAGTACCTCGAACTCGATTCCTCCTACTGCTCGTGTCGTTACCGCGCGCGTCTCGCCGTGGCTTAGCGCGATTAGCTACCCACTGATTCGCCGATTTCTCTTCCCGCTCTACTTCGGCAAAATCGTCGTGAGCGGAGCCGAAAACATCCCCCGCAGCGGTCCGCTGATCGTTGCCCCCACGCATCGTTCTCGCTGGGATGCACTCATTGTGCCGTGTGCCCTCGGCCGGCCGGTTACAGGTCGCGATTTTTGTTTTATGGTGTCGGCAAATGAGATGGACGGGTTACAGGGCTGGTTTATCAGGCGCTTAGGGGGGTTCCCGGTCGATCCGAAGCATCCGAGTCTGCAGAGCGTCCGCCATAGCGTCGAGCTGCTGTCTCGGGGTCGGGCACTCGTGATTTTTCCTGAGGGTAATATCTTTCGCGACGGAAATGTCCGGTCATTGAAGCCGGGACCGGGTCGCATAGCTTTGCAGGCGCAAACCCATCAGACGGAGAAGGGCGAGAGCGTCAAAATCGTGCCCGTCGGGTTGAGTTATTCGCAAGCCTATCCCACTTGGGGTTGTGACGTTCGGGTTGCCGTTGGCAAGCCGCTTGATACCCTCGACTACAGTCAAGGGTCTACCAAGCACAACGCGCCGCACCTGATGGCCGACCTCGAGGCTGCACTGCGCGAACTTAATGACGCCAGTGTTCTTACCCAAGCTATGCCTTGA
- the rbsK gene encoding ribokinase, whose protein sequence is MNSPHVVVFGSLNADLVMSVPHLPQSGETLLAGSFTTVPGGKGANQAAALARLNVPTTLVGRVGDDDFGRMLQASLKHVGADTSGVAVDPDAPTGLASIAVATGGENHIIVVPGANNRLDASDIARLRSFLDGAAMLLLQLEVPLSAAIAAAQSACDLGVPVLLDPAPARALPPELYAAVDAISPNATEAEVLVGFAVTDSATAARAADVLLQRGVGLTLMTLGEQGVYCATAREAFFAPAFPIAGVDTVAAGDAFNGAYAAARFHGLDLQRAVTWGQAAGAIAASRPGSQSSLPTADELRSFLSDRGISFGVLAGIE, encoded by the coding sequence ATGAACTCACCTCACGTCGTTGTTTTCGGCAGCCTGAATGCGGACCTGGTCATGAGCGTGCCGCATCTGCCTCAGAGTGGAGAAACGTTGTTGGCCGGCTCGTTCACCACCGTTCCCGGCGGGAAAGGAGCAAACCAAGCGGCAGCACTCGCGCGGCTGAACGTACCGACAACTTTGGTCGGGCGCGTGGGGGATGACGACTTCGGGCGGATGTTGCAAGCATCCCTCAAACATGTTGGCGCGGACACGTCTGGCGTGGCGGTCGATCCAGACGCGCCAACGGGCCTGGCGTCGATCGCGGTTGCAACGGGCGGCGAGAATCACATTATCGTCGTTCCCGGTGCGAATAACCGACTCGATGCTAGCGATATCGCACGACTGCGCAGTTTTCTGGATGGAGCGGCAATGTTACTCCTGCAGCTGGAAGTGCCCCTATCAGCGGCGATCGCAGCTGCGCAATCAGCCTGCGATCTCGGCGTCCCGGTGCTGCTCGATCCGGCACCGGCACGTGCACTACCACCCGAACTGTATGCTGCGGTTGATGCTATTTCGCCCAATGCCACTGAAGCTGAGGTGCTAGTGGGGTTTGCCGTTACCGACAGTGCCACGGCCGCGCGCGCGGCGGATGTCTTGCTGCAGCGCGGCGTCGGCCTTACCCTAATGACGCTCGGCGAGCAGGGGGTGTATTGCGCCACAGCGCGTGAAGCATTTTTTGCGCCGGCCTTCCCGATTGCGGGGGTAGATACCGTAGCCGCAGGCGATGCGTTCAATGGAGCGTATGCGGCCGCGCGCTTCCACGGGCTTGACTTGCAGCGTGCGGTGACCTGGGGGCAGGCTGCCGGGGCGATCGCGGCATCGCGACCGGGGTCGCAGTCGTCATTGCCCACAGCCGACGAGTTGCGTTCGTTCCTAAGCGATCGCGGCATCTCCTTCGGAGTTCTAGCAGGAATTGAGTAG
- a CDS encoding RDD family protein — MTAEANSSPPPVPSRTAPPPVPPPEVAPPAASNGAFIEPLSIGDTASAAVRLYRRQFRTLFLMAVAAHLWLFVPVYGWAKFFVWSGAIARLVYNTAAGRPETWKTALRRVQSRKWGLLVVGTVVTATTIGLSFAALLALLGGVGVLTLFVGGMMGSLDGVIIGTAGSLLVLMTLTLVMGWISSRLVLVDIPLAVATQTNWRQSLARGWQVTGNAVWRVQAVVAVVALVLQPISFALLTLQSVLPLVSDAMLPGAEIESNSIFEMSWFVLGGSLLLPLVQGMRALLYYDLTRRRDGFDLNLDASAIAATSDSAPSPLLAPIELATPESIDLEFELAGIGRRACALAIDYLLWLLLLTFLILGWALASERITELLSHFVDDEFRLYPWLIAIQLLLGFAFYVGYFVSFETLDRGQTPGKRILGIRVIRDDGRPVRLPQAALRSLLRPLDDVLLSGLVGELFIVLTEREKRIGDWLAGTLVIRQERPSSDRRRIQLAPESQAIASHLVETAAIARLGPQDFAIIRTYLQRRKTLDPHARVARCRALAKQLCDRLGLDDLPENVSPQMFLEGVYRACQQQLPLRLQLQCRL, encoded by the coding sequence CCAGCTGCGTCGAACGGTGCATTTATCGAGCCGCTGAGCATTGGCGACACTGCGAGTGCAGCTGTACGTCTCTATCGTCGCCAATTCCGGACGCTGTTCTTAATGGCAGTTGCCGCGCATTTATGGTTGTTCGTACCGGTCTACGGCTGGGCGAAGTTTTTCGTTTGGTCGGGGGCGATCGCGCGTTTAGTCTACAACACCGCTGCGGGGCGTCCGGAAACCTGGAAAACCGCTCTGCGCCGAGTACAGTCGCGTAAATGGGGCTTGCTGGTGGTGGGTACGGTGGTCACCGCCACTACCATCGGCTTGTCGTTTGCTGCACTGCTTGCTTTGCTCGGCGGAGTCGGGGTTCTGACCCTGTTTGTGGGGGGCATGATGGGTAGCTTAGACGGAGTAATAATCGGAACTGCCGGCTCGCTCCTCGTGTTGATGACTCTAACCTTGGTAATGGGATGGATATCATCCCGTCTCGTGCTAGTGGACATCCCGCTGGCAGTCGCGACGCAGACCAACTGGCGGCAGTCGCTCGCGCGCGGCTGGCAGGTGACGGGCAATGCCGTATGGCGCGTGCAAGCAGTGGTTGCGGTCGTAGCACTGGTGTTACAGCCGATCTCGTTTGCATTGCTGACGTTGCAAAGCGTCTTGCCGCTCGTTTCGGATGCAATGCTGCCGGGTGCAGAAATCGAGAGCAACAGCATCTTCGAGATGTCCTGGTTCGTGCTCGGAGGGTCTTTATTGCTGCCCTTGGTTCAAGGCATGCGCGCGCTGCTCTACTACGACTTAACCCGCCGCCGGGATGGCTTCGACTTGAACTTGGACGCGTCGGCAATCGCTGCAACATCGGACTCGGCGCCGTCGCCGCTGCTCGCACCCATTGAGCTGGCAACGCCGGAAAGCATCGACTTGGAATTCGAACTTGCCGGTATCGGTCGTCGTGCCTGCGCGCTCGCGATCGATTACCTGCTGTGGTTGCTGCTGCTTACATTTTTGATCTTGGGATGGGCGCTGGCGTCCGAACGAATCACGGAGCTGCTATCGCACTTTGTTGATGACGAATTCCGCCTGTACCCCTGGCTGATTGCAATCCAGCTCCTGCTCGGCTTCGCGTTCTACGTCGGGTACTTCGTGAGCTTTGAAACGCTCGATCGCGGGCAAACCCCTGGCAAGCGCATACTCGGTATCCGCGTCATTCGCGATGACGGCCGGCCGGTGCGCCTGCCTCAGGCCGCCCTGCGATCCTTGCTCAGACCGCTGGACGACGTGCTGCTGTCGGGCTTGGTGGGCGAGTTGTTTATCGTGTTGACCGAGCGTGAAAAGCGCATCGGCGACTGGCTAGCCGGTACCCTCGTCATCCGTCAGGAACGCCCGAGCAGCGACCGCCGCCGCATACAACTCGCACCGGAATCGCAAGCAATCGCGTCACACCTGGTGGAAACGGCTGCGATCGCGCGTCTGGGACCCCAAGACTTTGCCATCATCCGCACCTATCTACAACGCCGCAAGACCCTCGACCCGCATGCCCGGGTGGCACGCTGCCGCGCTCTTGCCAAGCAACTTTGCGATCGCCTTGGGTTGGACGATTTGCCCGAAAACGTCTCACCGCAGATGTTCCTGGAAGGGGTTTACCGCGCTTGTCAACAGCAATTGCCGTTACGCCTGCAACTTCAGTGCCGCCTCTAG